The Plasmodium knowlesi strain H genome assembly, chromosome: 14 region CTGATAGGGCACTCAGAAGTACACCCCAAAAGGCGTAACTTCATCGCACCCTCCAGGATTCTCCCCCTTTGTGAATCATCCAACCAtaagaaattttttcatcttctattttctcttttttcctatgTCGCCATAAAGGTGAGAGgcgaaagaaggggaagtgtCCCTGATATTAAAGTGTTAGTAGCGTGGTCACATACCCTTTGTTTATCGTgcatatttgtttttccaccTATCGTGTAATGAAGAAACGATCCTTTATAATGCGctcatatttttcccctttctgcagatgttattatttaaaaaggttAATTCAAAGGTGTTAAGCATAAACAATTATTTGCAGAAGTAAGATTTGCACACATGTCTTTTCTTGTAACCACCCCCTTTCTGTACAATAATGCCCtgtgtagagaaaaaaaaaaaaaaatttgtaaacaGTGGAATACTCTCCAATAAAGAAGCATCTCTCCATAGCATATTATGTTACCCTGAACCTCTCcccaatttccttttttttagatATTTAGAGTCTAATCAGTTTGAAAAAAACCTTAAAGAAGCACTAAACAACAAAAACTATGGTGTGTCGAATAGCCTTCTATACGATCTTTCCATCTCAACATACGATGCCAATTATTATAAAAGGGTCCTCAGTGAGGTTTTCAAGGCAATCCAGGAGAAGCCTTCAAAATGGAGGAGAATATACAAAGTTAGTTCAAGGGTGTAGCAGtattcctcccccccccttcgaaaaggaaatttccttttccccccttttttttgatgtGTCATTTTGGGAAGGATTATTCGGTTTGGGGATACGTATACctgtttttcttcacaatttttattttttattttattttattttttttctccttttttggtaACCGTGCCCCTCGCAGGGATTAAGACTGTGCGAGTACGTAATGAAGAACGGGTGTGAGTATTTCATCAGTGACGTGAAGGACAAAGAGGAACTCATCAAGAAGCTTACGCACTTTACCTATTTAGAAGATCTAAAGGACAAGGGAGTATGTATAAGAGAAATTTCAAACAATATTTTAACCTTGCTAAGGGACAACAAACATTTGAAGAATGAAAGAATAGAAGCTGCGAAATATGCAAACATCTGCACAAATATAGAATCTAAGCCAATTGAGAAAAAGGGATTTTTTTCAAgtcggaaaaagaaaacaaaaaataaaggaaaaaaaattctggaGAGTaacaaaagaaattatatgGATACCAGAAATACAAGAAATgcacaagaaaaaagtatCTTCGATCAGATAGAGGAAGAGAGAAATATGCTAAGCAAATATGCAGGAAATAATTACGACATGAATGATAACGTGCACAGGACTGATGATTTAAGAAGAGGTAGTGGACATAAATCTGCTAGTGCATCCTCATCAGATTCAGACTCCTCCGAAAATAGTAGTGATAGCAGTGGAAGCAGTAGCGGTAGCGGAAGTAGTAGTGGAGGGCGTGATAGTGATGGGAGTAAAAGTCGGAGCAGTGGGTACACATCAGCGCATAAATCAAGCAGAAGGAAATCGGgcagaggaaaaaagcaCAGAAATGCATCTTCACAGTCTTCAAAATATTCTCGCTCATCTTCTGCATCTCATGATGGTTCTAGATCTTCATATATTTCTCGTTCCAAGTCAGCTCGTTCGTCGTCGCGCGTGTCATCACCAAGTTCCTCCCACAACTCCTCCGCCTCATCCTCTGCGTCGAGGTCGTCGTCGCGATCGTCTCGCTATTCCTCCGCGTCAAGTCAATCTAGTTATTCTTCGAAGAAGAAATCTCACGCGCGAGATAAGAATCGGAAGAGCAGGGGTTCAAGAAGGAACAAGTCGGGGCGCTCCAGATGAGCATTCCACCGGGAGATACAACTACCAGGAGGTTAGCACACCAGGTAGAAATATCCAAATGGACAGAACGCAAAAAGGATTACTTACATGATAGCATAAATTGAAGAGCTTTGGCAGGATGAGTAGGGGGCGCCCCCCTGAAAATGATCAAACTCCCTCCAAAAATTATAACCCTTCGAAAATTATAACCCCTTCGCAAATTTGAACGAAGGGAGCACAGTCAAATGTAATTTTATTGGAATATGTAGTAGGGTTCTAGCCCTATACATGTAGGTTCGCTCATTTGCCGGGTTACCTAATGCACTGAAGAGACAACCTATATGCGGCACAAcacttttgccattttttttttgccccagCGATGGATATATTATGCCGGTTCAACGGGGCAAATCGTCCACCGGTGCGGAGCCGCTTAACTCGTTAGTGGAATAAGAAAATACGATATATATGGGTGCGGGCGGGAACGCATGATCGAGAGAATAAGTGGTGTATAGCACGTGCGAAGCAGGATGAAGCCAGAACACGATTCGAAGTGTTACTGTTGGAAAAGttgttacctttttttttcttttaatttacaAGCGGTAGGAGACAGAATTCGCCAAACGGTTTGAACGTATCATATTTCAGGTGCCTTTTTgagaatttcttttttttttttttttttgtccttcagTCATGTTTTATGGTGACCATAATGTAACATACAAGAATGGACCAATtttgtggaaaaaagggaataccAATTTATGAATTTTTGCTCACAATATTTTGTACAGGACGAATTTATGTACCATTCATCCAAAAATGCGATTTCTTCTTGACACAGAATTTTGTAAAACCCAACTGCTGATTGTGGTCGGTggaaccccccccccctttccgGAGGTTTGTGTGCATGTGAAGGAGGTAGCCGTCTGTTCCGTACGCAGAATAGTGCCATGTGTGTGGGCGTTTATTTAGTACATTAATTATATGAATATTTATCTTGCCCCTACATTGGTTCGCACGCGCTTAGTCTACACTCGTGCGTTGCTATCCATTTTGTAACACTGGGATTTTGGAAGTTTCCCAGAAAATATCCGCCTCGAAGGGCCTCTCCTCCATCTGTGCCTCATTTTGATTCGTTTAGGATACACCCCGGGGCTCTTGCATACCACCACGTGGATTTTATATACAAAAGCatacgcatatgtatatgcttaCATATTACATGTATTGTTCACCCCCTTGATTTATTCGCTTTAAAATTATatgatatatacataaatgctATATGTTTTTGTAATTTGATGAACAAactcttccccccttcttttaattttacctACATTTGGTTGAACAACAAGTTGGGAGAGCCAACCCGTTGGTGACTCGTCAAAAagcccaaaaaaaaaaaaaaaagaaaagaaaaaatgacacgTAAATTTcgcctgacctgttcagaattttttttttttttttctccctctgaGTGAT contains the following coding sequences:
- a CDS encoding epsin-like protein, putative is translated as MLLFKKVNSKVLSINNYLQKYLESNQFEKNLKEALNNKNYGVSNSLLYDLSISTYDANYYKRVLSEVFKAIQEKPSKWRRIYKGLRLCEYVMKNGCEYFISDVKDKEELIKKLTHFTYLEDLKDKGVCIREISNNILTLLRDNKHLKNERIEAAKYANICTNIESKPIEKKGFFSSRKKKTKNKGKKILESNKRNYMDTRNTRNAQEKSIFDQIEEERNMLSKYAGNNYDMNDNVHRTDDLRRGSGHKSASASSSDSDSSENSSDSSGSSSGSGSSSGGRDSDGSKSRSSGYTSAHKSSRRKSGRGKKHRNASSQSSKYSRSSSASHDGSRSSYISRSKSARSSSRVSSPSSSHNSSASSSASRSSSRSSRYSSASSQSSYSSKKKSHARDKNRKSRGSRRNKSGRSR